The Populus alba chromosome 6, ASM523922v2, whole genome shotgun sequence genomic interval TGGAACTTGTTCGAGGCGGCGAGTTGTTCTCCAAGATTGCTAAAGGTAGGCTAAGAGAAGATGTGGCTAGAGTTTATTTTCAGCAGTTGATATCTGCTATTGATTTTTGTCATAGTCGCGGTGTTTATCATCGTGATTTGAAGCCAGAGAATTTGCTGCTTGATGAAGATGGGAAGTTGAAGGTTACAGATTTTGGGCTTAGTGCTTTCGCTGAGCATTTGAAGCAGGATGGGTTATTGCATACAACTTGCGGAACACCAGCTTATGTTGCACCCGAAGTAATTGGGAAGAAAGGGTATGATGGTGCTAAAGCAGATCTTTGGTCTTGTGGTGTTATTCTCTATGTGCTCCTTGCTGGCTTCTTGCCATTTCAAGATGATAATATTGTGGCCATGTATCGAAAGATTTACAGAGGTGACTTCAAATGCCCCCAATGGTTCTCCTCTGAAGCTCGACGACTGATCACGAAGCTTCTTGATCCTAATCCAAGCACTCGAATCACGACATCCAAGGTCATGGATTCAACTTGGTTCAAGAAATCATTGCCAAAGACGGTGAGAAGCAAAGAAGAGATGGAGTTTGACGCTTTCAATGGAGAAGAAGATGCTAACGGAGACAAAGCAAAGCAACCTGAAACACTAAACGCGTTTCACATAATATCTTTATCACAGGGATTCAATTTATCACCGCTTTTTGAGGAGAAGACAAAGGAGGGGAAAGAGGAGCTGAGATTTGCCACAACAAGGCCAGCAAGCAGTGTGATTTCAAGACTCGAAGAGGTGGCCAAAGCAGGGAACTTCAATGTCAAGAAGAGTGATTCCAAAGTGAGATTGCAAGGGCAGGAGAGGGGCAGGAAAGGAAAGCTAGCTATTGCA includes:
- the LOC118043929 gene encoding CBL-interacting serine/threonine-protein kinase 6 codes for the protein MAEKTSDGHPTLLHGKYELGRLLGHGTFAKVYHARNLQSGKSVAMKVVGKEKVIKVGMMEQIKREISVMKMVRHPHIVELNEVMASKSKIYFAMELVRGGELFSKIAKGRLREDVARVYFQQLISAIDFCHSRGVYHRDLKPENLLLDEDGKLKVTDFGLSAFAEHLKQDGLLHTTCGTPAYVAPEVIGKKGYDGAKADLWSCGVILYVLLAGFLPFQDDNIVAMYRKIYRGDFKCPQWFSSEARRLITKLLDPNPSTRITTSKVMDSTWFKKSLPKTVRSKEEMEFDAFNGEEDANGDKAKQPETLNAFHIISLSQGFNLSPLFEEKTKEGKEELRFATTRPASSVISRLEEVAKAGNFNVKKSDSKVRLQGQERGRKGKLAIAADIFAVTPSFLVVEVKKDNGDTLEYNQFCSNELRPALKDIVWTSPADNSTLA